One Oncorhynchus mykiss isolate Arlee chromosome 9, USDA_OmykA_1.1, whole genome shotgun sequence genomic window, aaaaatacatcaaGTGTTTGAATTAAGAAATGAAGGCTATCCGAAATGATGTAATATCTACACAAGCtggctatatttatttatttatatttatttattagaaTGATTATACTTAAGTCACTTCCATTGATTGTTAGCTAGCGGTGGCGAGAGTTTGCTGAAGTTTTTAGTGGTTGTTCAGAGAAAACCCAACCATGGATTACAGTCTTCCTGGCCCATATAGACCACTTCCAGGGTAAGGAACCATCTAACGTTGAGTTGTAAAAATCCTGAAATTCCCCTTCAAGTTACGGTCTTATCCAGTCCCAAGTTATTGGTTTAGTGGGTTATTTGATGGAACATAAGTAAATAAATCAGATTGACAGGAAACGGTACCTTTCTCTTCTGGTCTGGAGGTGGTCAAGGATCCCGGTGAAGGAAaaccatgtctctctgtggttgTCTGAATAACTGAAGAATGACCATTTTAACTTTACTGTAATCAGTAGGCTATTTCTCGTTTACAGAGAAGAAGGTATCTTTAACTCAATGCTTTGCTTGCGATCATCTATCTTATCGCTGTTGTAATTTGAGAGAGGTTAGCAACCTCCTCTTACCTTGTGGGTGAGTCTTTGATGTAGCCTGAACTGTGGTCACATTTTGGAGTGGGTCACTCGTGGGAACAGTTGTTGTGGCCTGGGTCGTTGCCCCTTTGTCTGTTACCCATGCTAAGGGGGAAGAATGCACTCATTTAGAGCATTTCTAACATTTAAGATCTGGGGCAGTATGTATCAATCATcttagtaggagtgctgatctaggatcaggtccgaTTCTGTTCATGTAaccttattcattgtgatctaaaaggcaaagactaatcctaaatcagcactctgagatgcttgatatATGGTCAGCCTCTGGTTATTATCATTTGGTTATTCCAACAGCCATGCATCTGTAGAGCTTATTTGACACGTGagcacatctgacctggggtGTAGGACCTCAGTCATAGAAACACAGTTCACAAAGCAGACTGtagtcagtgtttttttttttcagatgGGCAATTGAAATGAAATACCATCATCCTTAGCATGTGGAGATGTGGACTGCACTGAGAGATGGGGTGGTGTTGCTGTTGGTTTGTCCGTGGCATTTACTGTTTCTGGAATGGAAAATCAGTCTGAAGAGCAGAGTTTCTCATTCTAAGGTTACAATGTCCTAAGGTTTTGACAGTTATTTGAACAAGAGATTAATAAAGCGTTTTGAATCGGAAACCATGTTTTGATATGTTTTCTTGTACTTACTGCGCGTGGTCTCAGCAGCGGTGGCAGCAGCATCGGTTAAACGGACAGATGTAATGGGAGTGTGGACAGATGTGATGGGAGGAGGAACACTCGTATTGGGTGTCTCAGTTGCTATGACGACAGATCAAAGATATTCTAACTCAGCAGGGTAAAATAAGATGCAAATCATCAAAAAGTAGCAGCAGTCGTCGGTGATGAGAGAATCTTAGACTTAAAAATGCAACcagataacattttttttttaaaggctatCACTGTCTATGCGTCTGCCTATTGTTCATCTCT contains:
- the LOC110531777 gene encoding mucin-2 isoform X1 produces the protein MKTFRIALLIILLTPLKLLTTATETPNTSVPPPITSVHTPITSVRLTDAAATAAETTRKTVNATDKPTATPPHLSVQSTSPHAKDDAWVTDKGATTQATTTVPTSDPLQNVTTVQATSKTHPQVIQTTTERHGFPSPGSLTTSRPEEKVSGGGITGQEGDKNNRNAGQDTSHRAGDEEPETPKSNKNMLWILLPVLGVVVAAVIVFFKFKSMKVHDHTEAIDNGTENASFQSRSDSTKDGVMLLGVKSSGAAAR
- the LOC110531777 gene encoding mucin-2 isoform X3, with the protein product MKTFRIALLIILLTPLKLLTTATETPNTSVPPPITSVHTPITSVRLTDAAATAAETTRKTVNATDKPTATPPHLSVQSTSPHAKDDAWVTDKGATTQATTTVPTSDPLQNVTTVQATSKTHPQVIQTTTERHGFPSPGSLTTSRPEEKGQEGDKNNRNAGQDTSHRAGDEEPETPKSNKNMLWILLPVLGVVVAAVIVFFKFKSMKVHDHTEAIDNGTENASFQSRSDSTKDGVMLLGVKSSGAAAR
- the LOC110531777 gene encoding mucin-2 isoform X2, whose protein sequence is MKTFRIALLIILLTPLKLLTTATETPNTSVPPPITSVHTPITSVRLTDAAATAAETTRKTVNATDKPTATPPHLSVQSTSPHAKDDAWVTDKGATTQATTTVPTSDPLQNVTTVQATSKTHPQVIQTTTERHGFPSPGSLTTSRPEEKVSGGGITGQEGDKNNRNAGQDTSHRAGDEEPETPKSNKNMLWILLPVLGVVVAAVIVFFKFKSMKVHDHTEAIDNGTENASFQSRSDSTKDGVMLLGVKSSAAAR